The stretch of DNA GGTTTCGCACGGGATAGCGACAGCGCGGTTACACGGCAGCCATTCTGACCAATCGTGGTAGTCCACCCCCAGCGCTTGTCCGATCAAAAGCCCGCGAAAGCCAGAACAGTCAACGAATAAGTCACCCGATACGCTCTCCCCGCTTTCTAGCGTGACAGCACGGATAAAGCCGTTTTCATCATCAAGGGTCGTATCAACTACCCGCCCCTCTATGCGTGTAACGCCGTTGGCTTCAGCGTAGCGCCGCAGGAATTTTGCATAAAGACCCGCATCGAAATGATAGGCATAGGCAAGCCCTGTCATGGAGGTATTGCCGACCTTTCCCATATGCGCAAATTTGCCCGCATACGCCGCGCGGTGATGCAACGAATAATCCCAAAGCCCGTTTTCAGAGGCCTCATCCTGGGCGGCTTGATGGCGAAGCCAATAATGGTGGAACTGTAAGTTACTGAGGTTTATGCCCGCATCGCCGAATGTATGGAGGTAGCTATCGCCTTTCTGGCCCCAGTTATTAAACTCAATACCAAGTTTAAAAGTCGCCTTGGTTTCGCGCAGAAACTCACGCTCATCGAGGCCCAATATGCCGTTCAGGCGAATGATTTGCGGAATTGTTGCCTCGCCGACGCCGACTGTACCAATCGCATCAGATTCAATCAATTTAATGTTGATGCTCGGCGGGAGCAGTTTTGACATGGCCGCAGCCGCAATCCACCCGGCAGTGCCGCCGCCCACAATCACAACATCTTTGATTTTGTCATGTCCCATAGCTCACCTTAATAAACGAGGGTCCGCTTGTATATATTCGGCCTCGCGCTTTTCTAAAATGTCGCACAAAAAAGCCTGCCGACAGCTGTCGACAGGCAAGTTTTCAACAAACATCTGTTTGCAAGGATATCTTTAGAACGTCTTTGAAATCGTAAAGTTATACGTCCGGCCGTAATCTTCACGGCGGCTGATGAACGTGTCCGTTCCAGGACCGTTACCGTCCAGATCATTTTCTGTGCGGAAAGGTTCGTCTGTCAAGTTTGACGCTTCGACATTCACTGATACGCCAGCCAAGGGGCCGTCTTCCCACTCATAACCGATTTGTGCATCAACGATAAACTCATCCAGAGCGTCAGCACCGATGAGGCCACCGTCAAATTGTTGCACTTCGGAGCGGAAACCAGACCGGTAACGCGAGTTCAAGCGCGCACGCCATCCGTGGTTTTCATAATAAATATCACCACTGAATGTGTTCTTGGAATATCCAGGAATGGCAATATCGCGCCCTTCAAACTCAAGATTATTATCTGTGTAAGTATAGGCCGCGTTCAGTCCAAAGCCTTCAAAGAACGGCGCATCAAAGATGTCGCTCAGCGGGAGGCGAATAGACGCTTCCATACCTTTGAGTGTCGCTTCTTCAACGTTAAGCGGGCCGCCAACGCTGACAAATTGAACCCCTGGGTTTGCGTTGACAAATCCGTCACCGTAAAGCGCGCTAACTACATTCCCAGCGTCAACAATTTCAGACGAGTCTTGGATATAGTCGCGAACAGTTTTCGTGAAAAAGGCCAGCGATATTGCACCCGCATCAGAGAAATACTTCTCGACCGCAACGTCTAGCCCTGTTGATTTATAAGGGCGAAGTAGCGGGTTACCGCCAAAGATACTCACACAGGTTTGGTTCACTTGCGGAACTTCTTCACCAATATAGGTGTCAGGAATACCGTCAGCATCCGCATCTGGACAGAGCACAGTGTTTAGACCTGGCGCATCATTCGTACGAAGCTGGTCCATACGCGGACGCGTCACTGATTGTGCGGCACCAAAGCGTAAGAATGTGTCGTCTTTCACTTCAAAGCTTAGGTTCAAGCTCGGCAAGAAATCGCCATATGAATCTTCAATGAAAAGCGCACCCGCAGACGATGATTGCGTGACGTCGACATATTGGAAACCAAAATTACCTCGCACGGGAATTGGACCTTCGGAGTCGATGGTTGCCATAGCGTAATAGGTCAGGATTTCTTCTTGGACATTCCAAAGCACGTCGGCTGCTGGGTCAAGGAAGTAGGTGCCGTTTTCGATCAATGCGCTTGGGTCATAGGCCACAACGTCAAGACCAAGGTTGCCTGAATCCGTTGACCCAAGAACATCTGAAATTGATGACGAGCCGTTCACAAAGCCAGCACCTGGACGCACAAAGTTCTCATTAGAATTGAAGTCTTTTTCACGGTCCGTGTAAAGGATACCTGCGGCCACCGCTTCAATACCGCTCTTACCAAGCTCATATTCTGCTTCAAAGCGGAGTTGGTTTAACTCGTCCTTGATCTTAGGCTCTTTGATAAAGCCAACTTGGCCCCATCCCCCAGGGTCAGTCAGAAGAACGTTAGACGGGTTAGAATAATCAATAGAGCTATCAAAGCTGTATTCACCATTTTCAGGCGTTGTTAGTACCAATGTACCCGCCTCGTTCGGATTGGACGAACCAAAGACGCCGCGACCTGTACCGGCGTAGCTTTCATAATCGATGTCTGATTTCTTCAAATTTGATGTTGCCGCATCAAGGGTCAGGTTGATTTTATCAGAAACTTCAAAATTGAAATTTGCACCCAATGAGTAAATCTCGGCTGAGTTACCCTCTGTATCTGTGCGAACAATCGCGCCCGCGGGAGCATAAGTCGCACTATCGACGAAGCTACCAGATCCGGTTGAGCTAACGAGCTGGTTGCCAGACCATGACGCAAGGGGTGTTTCCACACCGCGGAAGATACCTTCATCGGCAAAATCAGAATAATAACCGTCAAATGTTGCGCTGAAACGATCTGTTGGCTCAAATTGCAAAGCACCAGCAACGGATGTGCGTTTAAAGTCGCGCGATACAACGCCCGAACGCGGGTTATCGGCTGCATAATACGTACCGTCAGCAAGTTGCTGAGTCTGACCCGGGCCAGATTTTAGCTCACGAGACAGGATTTGTGTTGGGTTTGACTGATGCGTAACCCCAACAGACCAACCGATTGTACCGTCGACATTTTGATCAATATAAGAACCGAACAAACGGTAACCATCAGACCCGAAATCAGGGTTAGACACATCATTGTCGTTAATGACGTATTTGGCAGACGCCGTTAATTTACGCTCATTATAATCCAAAGGACGCACAGTCTTAAGGTCAACCGCACCCGCGACACCTGTTGTCGCCAATTTCGCGTCTGGTGTTTTGTAAACAATACCTTGCGCGATAAGCTCTGATGGGAATTGGTCAAATTCAATACCCCGATTGTTACCCGCAGAAACTTGTTCACGACCATTCAGAAGCGCAATAGAGAAATCAGGGCCAAGACCACGAATAGAAATTGTCTGCGCGCGGCCACGGACACGTTGCGCCGTCACACCCGGAAGGCGCGCCAAGCTATCGGCGATAGACACATCAGGAAGCTTACCAATGTCTTCTGCTGTAATGGCTTCAACGATGGAGGACGACTCACGCTTTACGCGCAAGCTGTCCGCGATGGATTGACGGATGCCCGTCGCAACAACTTCGTCTTCTAGCTGCTCTACGTCTTGCGCGATTGCCGACGTGCCCAAGGCAAGTGTTAAGGCAATGCCAGCAGCACTGGCGAAGTAGGCGCGTTTGATTGAATGTGTCTTTGTCATTTGTTTTCCCTTCAATGACGACTTGGTTGCGTCGTTCCCCGATGACAGCGCAAAACGCAACTCGAGATTCTTTTATTACAATATGTTTACACAAATTTGCATAAATTTTGCAAATTGTTTTCGTGTTTTCTTACAAAATTATGAAAAACTGTTGCTCTAATGCAACGCATGGCCAGCTATATCATTGATTTTACTATATATTTCAATTTTTTTTTCGTGGAGAACATCTGAAATATCTGCAAAAAAGTTATGTAAATTTTTACATTGGACTTTCAATTGCGTAAAAACGCGGCTATGGCAATGAGAATTGGTGAAGAGAGATACATATTATGACCCATATTTTGCACAATCGCGTTAGCCGCACTGTCTCAACGGCTTTATTTATGTCGGGCACGGCCCTGTGCCTCTTCTTGGGCGGATGTCAGGCACAAACAAATGCCCAGACAGACCTAAAGGCAGACCCAATGGCGGCCCTAAAG from Fretibacter rubidus encodes:
- a CDS encoding TonB-dependent receptor codes for the protein MTKTHSIKRAYFASAAGIALTLALGTSAIAQDVEQLEDEVVATGIRQSIADSLRVKRESSSIVEAITAEDIGKLPDVSIADSLARLPGVTAQRVRGRAQTISIRGLGPDFSIALLNGREQVSAGNNRGIEFDQFPSELIAQGIVYKTPDAKLATTGVAGAVDLKTVRPLDYNERKLTASAKYVINDNDVSNPDFGSDGYRLFGSYIDQNVDGTIGWSVGVTHQSNPTQILSRELKSGPGQTQQLADGTYYAADNPRSGVVSRDFKRTSVAGALQFEPTDRFSATFDGYYSDFADEGIFRGVETPLASWSGNQLVSSTGSGSFVDSATYAPAGAIVRTDTEGNSAEIYSLGANFNFEVSDKINLTLDAATSNLKKSDIDYESYAGTGRGVFGSSNPNEAGTLVLTTPENGEYSFDSSIDYSNPSNVLLTDPGGWGQVGFIKEPKIKDELNQLRFEAEYELGKSGIEAVAAGILYTDREKDFNSNENFVRPGAGFVNGSSSISDVLGSTDSGNLGLDVVAYDPSALIENGTYFLDPAADVLWNVQEEILTYYAMATIDSEGPIPVRGNFGFQYVDVTQSSSAGALFIEDSYGDFLPSLNLSFEVKDDTFLRFGAAQSVTRPRMDQLRTNDAPGLNTVLCPDADADGIPDTYIGEEVPQVNQTCVSIFGGNPLLRPYKSTGLDVAVEKYFSDAGAISLAFFTKTVRDYIQDSSEIVDAGNVVSALYGDGFVNANPGVQFVSVGGPLNVEEATLKGMEASIRLPLSDIFDAPFFEGFGLNAAYTYTDNNLEFEGRDIAIPGYSKNTFSGDIYYENHGWRARLNSRYRSGFRSEVQQFDGGLIGADALDEFIVDAQIGYEWEDGPLAGVSVNVEASNLTDEPFRTENDLDGNGPGTDTFISRREDYGRTYNFTISKTF
- a CDS encoding tryptophan halogenase family protein; protein product: MGHDKIKDVVIVGGGTAGWIAAAAMSKLLPPSINIKLIESDAIGTVGVGEATIPQIIRLNGILGLDEREFLRETKATFKLGIEFNNWGQKGDSYLHTFGDAGINLSNLQFHHYWLRHQAAQDEASENGLWDYSLHHRAAYAGKFAHMGKVGNTSMTGLAYAYHFDAGLYAKFLRRYAEANGVTRIEGRVVDTTLDDENGFIRAVTLESGESVSGDLFVDCSGFRGLLIGQALGVDYHDWSEWLPCNRAVAIPCETTSPLLPYTKATAHDAGWQWRIPLQHRTGNGHVFCDKFTDIDSATDTLLQNLDGKPTAEPKKLSFTTGRRAEFWHKNCVSLGLASGFLEPLESTSIHLIQSNVSRLIELFPDQGFSASNIAEYNRIVAKEYETVRDFLILHYFRTDRDDTAFWRYCKNMDVPDSLTHKIELFENGGRLYRDPDDIFRESSWVQVMVGQGIKPKGYHAMADRITDTQLSDFMGSVDKIIGKAVSPLPSHKDYIQSYIGADLA